The following nucleotide sequence is from Zea mays cultivar B73 chromosome 1, Zm-B73-REFERENCE-NAM-5.0, whole genome shotgun sequence.
TTCCAGGCGCGTATGAATCCAGAACAGAGCAAATAGAACAATACTATTTGTTATATTGTCGCCTTATTTCCAGAAATTCAGTAAAATCGAGCAGTCTTTGCCGCTCTTAGCAGAAATTATTTACTATTTGTAATTAAACAACATTTGCAGGGAAAAGACAAAAGTAATACGAAAAGTAGTGGTCTAGAGTTTAATTTCATTTCTTGTAAAAGACCAAACTTATATCAGTACTCGACCACATGAAACCATAACGTAGACCATCACGAGAACATGGAACAGTGAAAAAAACCTGACCATCAGAGCGGAACCTAGTACACTACAAATGTAGGATCTTAATACCATAGATGTGGTGCTTCTACCTCTCAAATGGAAATGCATGTGTGTTAGTGGATTTGAACATATATGCACTGAATAGTTTAGATATGGCCAGTAGGCACATCATAAAACATGTTGATCTTGCTTGCCTAGTAGAATAGCAAGGAAAAACACTTCACAATAACAATGTATACTACCTCCATTTTTATTTATTTGACGCCACTTTATTCAATTTTGTACTAACCGGCAACAAATAACAATGAATGGTGGGAGTACCTATATAAGAAATTATATCATGTTTAATGAAAGACCCAACAATTGCATTTGACATTACTCTTACCCATAACCTGTACAAATACACGCCTTTTCTTCTCTGTCGTCAAACCTTTGTGTAAGCCTTGAAACACTTCATTCTTTGGCAGAGAATATTTCAAATGATAAATTTTCCCTGTTACAAGATCAAGTATCTTCCAACCACCCTTTCAACAAGGAGTTAATCTGGAACCTATAACAATAAAGAATGGATTAAATGCACAAATTCTTCATTCATGAAATCTAGAAAAGGTGAATAAATTGTTATTCACAGTGATGCTCTTTACTGATTCTTGGCAGACAAATAGGGCATCACTGTGAATCAGATTCATTTATTCAGAAAAAAACTAAAAAAGAATATATGCAAGTCATATGCCATACAAGTTACTAAGATATGtgattgtcccaactactacaccCTGAATGGCTGAATCAAACCAGCACAAGTATGAACTATTAACATTTAGGTGCATAAAAAAATTGGTAATTTTTTATCATCACAAAGGTATTCGGATGAATCTTTCCATTAGGACGACAACAAACCAGCAGACGAATTAGCTGGTCATGGAGTGCCGGCATTGGCTCCAATCACCTGGTGCGTTGCTGGAGACCAGAGGCTTCGCTGGTTGGACCACTTCCACTCACACTCACATCTGAGTTGGTTGCAATAGGAGCACCCGCTATGGTTGGGGCCCTCCGTTCTGTCGGACCCGCTTCAGAAGGAAGGCCACAACTAACATGAAGGTTGAGTCAGATAAGAAATCTTTGGCTGTGGGACTGGTTACCGGTGGCATGATGGAATCCTAGGGCTCTTTGTCCCTGTGCTCCCGGAAGACCTTTCATGGTGGCGTGGGAGGTACCTGAATGGAGAGGGCAGCCACGGCGACACGATGGAGGTGGCTATGGAGCTGGCGCTCCTCGAACACGTTCCGCGTGGTGCAGCGCGTGTGATCTCCCTCGCGCTGGACCCCCACAGGGACACCTGCAAAAGCGAAAAAACAATAGAAAGATAGAGAGCGAGGGAGGGAGCTACGGAGGGCGAGAGGAAGGAGCCGGGGACTGTCACACACACAAAAAGATCCTCACCCAACATGCAGAGCTTCACACGAGTGGCCTTATCCGCGACACCCCATGTCTCGAGGGCCCCATCCCCGACAATCCGCTCGGCTGCCGCCTCGAGCAGCAACAGCCCAATCGTGCCCCACTCATTGACGATGCCCCCATACCCGTACAAATCGTCCTCTTCACAAGAGGCGTCGTGGCGCTGGTGACTGGGAGGCCACATAGGGGCGATGAATGTTGCATGGAAGAAGTCGCATGGAGTAATCGGGGAGTCAGAGGCAAGCATCGGAGGAGGAGCCGTGACGGTGGGTGCATGTGACGATAGATAACCGCAGTGTGCCCGCTGCACGAAATCGCAAAATCGTGAGGTCGTTACTTTGTTAGAGGGGTAGGGTGAGACTCCGTCCAGGACGGGAttgaggcggcggcggcgaggaggaggaggagctggatGGATACCTGCGGGGGCGGGACGGTCGCCTCCGAAGTCGGAGGAGTCGGCCCTCACCCAGTGCATCTGCTTCGGTTGCGCAGCTGCTGCATCCTTTCCCTTGTCTCCTTGTCCTCGCTCCAGCTCCCCAGTCTACGCGCCTATCTTCGTGAAGGAACTGGACACGGCTGCGACCGGGAGGATGAGCCCTGTACCGGCGGTTGGATGGCAGCCGGGGGCGGCGAGCGGTGGACGGCGGGGAGTCTGGCAGGTGGGGGAGAGGGGATCAGATGAAGCAGAGAAGTCAGAGCAGGAGGATGAAAACAGTATCGCCCCACGGTCGGTCCAAACGAAACGACCACGACCGGAGACACACGCGCGACCTCGCCCACCCTGCCTCCCACGATGGGCGCCATCAGCGGCGAGATGGATGGGTAGCGTATGGGAGCGCGGGGTCGCCGCGGGATGCAAGGAAGAAAGTCGGCGCGGTTGAGGGCGAGATGCAGGGAAGACGGCGCGGGCTCGCGGGCGGGATGATGCACGGAAGACGGCACGGGCGGGGGCGGGATTGCAGGAAGGAAGACGGCGTGGGTGGAGGCTGGAGCGGGGGCACGGTGAGGTCGGTGGACGCCCTCGCTCGAGCCTCAAGGTGTAGTAGAGATAAGAGTTGAGACAACATCCCGCTTTTTTCTGGTCGGAACACCTACTCCGCACGTATCCCGTGACGGGTGCGCCCCACACGGTGCCCAACCCAACGCCGCGCCCACGCCGTTCACGCGCGCACGCGGTACGAGACACCGCTGGGTGCCAGACTGCCATTGCCTGCCACACGCAGGGACGAACCACACGGGCCCGTTTCTCTCGTGGCGTTGTCCtgcgcgcccgcccgcccgccatgTTGATTTTCCCAGCGCGTGGACCTCCCGCTCCCGCGACGCGCGGCCCGTTTTTGGGAGCTTCGAAAATGGCGAACTCCCCCTCCCTTTCGCAGACGCCGCCCCCTCCCGTTCCCGTCCCGATCCGACGGCACCGCCCGTACATACAATAATAATATGCATGCAGATCCGCTCCCTGGCCGCCAGACCCCCACCGTTCCATGCGGCGTTCGTACGTCCACTGGCTGTACCATGTTGGGCTGCTTTGGGTCCGTAGGCCACCCAACCAAAGCACGTAGGGAGGTGAAGATTGAGATTGGGAAAGCTACGCTAAACCTAATGTATAAACATAAATACGTTAATTAATTGGATTGTGTGTCTTAATTGGTCGTATCCCTAAATAAAATTGATATTGGGAAAGCTACGCTACATCTGGACCCCGCTCCCTGCCTGGCCGccagaaccccccccccccccccccccccacccccacacacacacacacacacacaccgttCCATGTGACGTTCGTACGTCCACTGGCCGGCTGGACCACGTCGTCACCAGCTTCAGGAATATAATGCACCGTGCTGCCATTGCCAACGAACCCTCGGTTTGCAAGAAAACGGCACATGGAATAATGGTGATCGATCTTTGATGCTGTATTTCTATTTGTTGACGTATTTATTTGTGTTTAAAGTTTGAACCCTTTGAACTGAATTGTGATGTCATATATATGCCGCACTACTGTCGTTTATGATCTACTCCAACTCATTGTGTCAGAACTCAGAAGCTGAGAACTAGACGGTGTGATGCTGCATGTATATATGTGTTTTTGTTTGTGTCAACTGTCTATTGGTGGTGTCAGCCTGCTAGCTACTACTATTCTTGTTTGTGCCACTGGCACCTACTATACTGTGATTTGTTTTATATTTTAAAAAAGTACAAAAATGCGTAATTTGTGTAATACGTACGTACCGCGGACACGGTCTACATGCATGTACACTGTTTCTCGCCAACTGTTCACCGTACGTGTGGACCGTCtacaaaaaacaaaaaaaaatcgcTAGTTGTAATTTTTTTAATACTTCCACGACTGGACCATTGACGTACACAAGAAAAATAGTCTGTTGTCTTGTGGGCGGGATAATCGAGGAGAGAATCGCTGACCCGGTCTGCTTAACTGTATGCATGCATCTTCCCTCTCGTCAAGTACATAATGATACGTACATATTCAAATAGGAACGTGGTCACGTACGTTCGCTGTAATGGGAACGCGACGGGGCGCCAGCCGTCCCCGAAAGACGACAATGGGACGTGACATCCATGATAGTAAGGTTGtatctagtatatatatatagtcgTGTAAAATATTATGTTGTATTGTATATTGTAATGTTTGTATAGTAAAATTTGAATAGCAGATTAGATAGGAGAAGATATAATACGTAAATGGTTGGAGACAGCCTAAGCATATTTGGGAAGAAAACACACCCGTCGGCACCAATTAACGAGGGGTGTGCGTCTCGCGACGCATGGTTTATTAATTTAGGAGTGGATTGAAGAGTCGTTTTAGATAAAATTAAACCCCTTGCTAGTCTATATTAACTTATTAAGGTTGTCAAAAAAATTGAACAGAAACAAATTTAATCCTCTTAATTCTCTTAGATCCCAAGCCACTATTAGGGCATGTACAGTagagagacaccaaaacggttctctAAGCACAGGAGACAACCAAGAGACTGtattgtacaatggagtgtctacaaacgtagtctattaataaatacagaattaaatgtatttgtatagcatcagatcgatagaacagacgacaaattcgtacagtgggaaatgaggcgtctgttgctacttggtttacgagccagaggcgtctcttcgcggagagacggctctaagatttttttgcaaataaccccTTAAACACCTTAAGAGCCTCCACATTAAACACGACTGTACATGCCCTTAGGCTTCATGTTATGGCTGCTGCATGGTGCTCGGCGTTGTCCGATACTACTCCACCGAGAGCAGAGGCGTAGGAATTACGAGGCTTCATGTTGCATTCAAGGACTTGTCATTTTAGTAAACCAGGACCCAGGATTAGAAAACTAAACTAGATAGGCTGTAGGTTGCTCTGCTCTAGTCTAGCAGGAGGAGTTCAGCACTCTAGTCTGCCGATAAAATATTTGCCGAGTATTTTTTGTTAAGTGTAAaatagactttgccgagtgttttagacATCGgcaagaacgcgattccggtagtgcgtGTTCCatttaggggtggtaatggatcacgatctaaATGATTTTCTTCACAAAATGATAGAGCTCTAAATAAATTTTAATTAAAAAAATGAATAGACGATTGGATGAAGGATTGGATGAAGCGTAAAATTGAAAACCCTAGTTCCATTGGATGAAGCAAGCTGCAGCTCTACACGAAAATGCCGACAGATAAGGTCCAAGTTTGCACTTCTTCTTGTGCGACTGCCATGGGCCCCACAGCACCTACTCACGTTGCTCCAACTTCGGTTACAAAATCCCGCGTGCGTCACCCAGCGATTTTTTTTATTCTTAATCCATTTTAAAAGAAATTCTAAAAATAATTCCACCAACAATAAATTTCTAGATCTGATCTAGTTCACCGCGCTAACTCTCTAGCTAGTACGGCAAAAAATGCACTTTCACGTGCTAAGTTTAATATTGTCGGCATCTTTTTTTGGGGCCAAATATCGTGAACCCTGATGCTAAATATACATGACTTTGAGATCGGCTCTGTGAGGTAGCGGATGCCAGACCGTCCATAATAAGTTATCGGACCGTCGACGATAGGGTGTCGGACTGTTCGCAATGGCACAGAGAGTTCTCGGGTTAACGTATATCTTGTCTCCCGGGAGGACCTCTATTGGGGAGGAGAGATCGTAGGGCCGCTTTGGGTCCGTAGGCCACCCAAAGCACGTAGGGAGGTGAAGATTTAGATTGGGAAAGCTAAAGGCTACGCTACATCTAGACCTAATGTATAAACACACACACACTATTCGTCAGCTTCACCGAGTTAGTAATAATCGATTATTACTGAACTAGCTTCAGTAATAATCGATAATTACTGAAACGGTCTTCAGTAATAATCTATTGTTACTGAGTGGGTGAAGCTTCACCTACGGTGACAAATAGCGCTCCTAGCCTGAATTAATCTAATCATGGACCGTTCGGCCTACtcctgcggactgtccggaccataAGGCCGGACCGTCCAGGTGCTAGATTTAGTGCTCAACATAAGCCCCTACCTTTTGGTGGAGGTCACCAACCAAAAGCACGTGTACTACCATCGTCTTTCGAGAAACAATAGATTTCACAAATCGTCTTGTTTCCGAAATAAGAACTCTAGCCCGATGCAAGTCACCAGCTCTTTGAACCAAATAGCCCATTAAATAGAGCTCTAATTCATAAAGGTTGTTTAGGATTGTATCTTCTTCGACCATGACTATCTGGTTATATGTCAAAAGGTACAAAACTATGGTGCCCCAGCCCAAATAAACAAATGGACTATACACATAATACAAATTCATTGCCGCACTATCCCACACGTGAGCAACGCAAAACATCAACGATGAGTAGACCGGTGGAAAGTATCATGACGTCCCTAGAGACTGATGAGTAGGCAACATTGGTTGCACTACTTCTTGGGCCGGTTTAGTCGGCCTTTGCCCCTGCACATATTGCTTCCTTTTTGTGGACGATCTTGATATTTTTGTTGACCGATTGTGCGGAACAACCTTCTTACGTATGTATTTAGAAAGAAGTTGATCAAAAGTAGGACTAACACTAAGGAGCCAACCAGATGCTTTAGATGTATTTTGCGTCCACGTACCTTTTTTGGATGTTGTGGTTTGATGGTCAGGGGTCGCGGGTGTCTCTGGTCATTCTCGGACCGTCCATGTGTGGTTCGGACCGTTTAACCCTAGTGTCTAGACCGTCCAGCGCATGGTGGACAAGCAATCACGATCGGGCTTCTGATCGTGCTTTCCCCATGGAGTCTCCTCCCCGTCAGGAGTCCTTTGGGACATTTCTTTCTTGGAACAAATGTGAGTTTTCTCATCGATTATGCGAGGATCACCGATGACAATGTTCTTGCCTTTGTCTTTATCGACCACATCCGGTCAAACTAAGACTTTCTTATCTACTAAGTCTAATATGTTGATAGGGAAATGTTGCCTGTAAATATGTATTTCCTGAAAGCTCAACCTACCTTCATTTATAGCCGAATGTATCTGCCGACGGAAgatattacaatcattggtggcatgataaaatgagttatgccatttACAATAAGCACACCTTTTCATCTCCTCCGTCAAGGGAATTGTGTGAGACATTTTAATGTTGTCACACTTGGCAACATTGAACATGAACTTAACTTCTCCTTATCGATTCTTTTTAACCGGGTGTAGGGAAGACCAAGTCGGAAGTTTGGCCTTAGCGGGACAAATAAGTTCAACGACACATACTTATTTTGGCTCGTCATATGAGATACTACTGTCACAATGCTCATTATGACAAGACGACTCTTGAATTTATTTGCTTTAGCCTTCATATCCCTATTGTAGATACTACTCTTGAATTTATGAGCTAGCGAAAATAGGCACCATCTAATTTTCCTTTCAAGTATGGACACAACCCATTGAGAGCCAACTATGCTAGTTGCTTATCTATGACCTAAATTTTAAAATATCAGTTTCTAGTATTTTGGAACCTCTGGATATAATCATTAACTAATTCATCATATCCCTATTGTAGAAATGATAAATTCGCTAACTCATATTCCCCGGAGTAAAAGTGATCATAGAAATTTTATTCTAACGCGCCCCAAGAGCTAATAGAATTAGGTGGCAAGGCAGCATACCATGTGAAGGCAGTACTAGTAAGGGACAAAAAATAAACAAACGTGGAAAGCTTCTCTATCGGCCAATTCCTAGTTGTACTAAGAAATGACCTATGTGCTCATGTGTGCATCTACCACACTCATCGGAAAATTTGGAGAGATCTGGTATTCTAGTCCTTTGTGGGTATGTGATGGTATCAAATCGGTGATCATCATGCTTCCGATATGATGACTCTGACTTAGGCATGCTAATTCCTAACCTATCTCGAAATAATTTGGCTATCTCTTGAATTTTATCCATAGTTGTCGGCGTTATAGGACGAGACCCCGAAAACACGAAGCTTGGATGGTCAGGCATTGTTGTGTCGGTTGTCTGTATGAGAGTAATCTATGGTGCGTGGTGGTGGGAACCCCTCTATTTCCCTATGTGTCGGGTGGTACTCTACCCTAGGTGCGGGATTGCTTTGGTTTGATGGACCGAAGGTTGTGGAGGGTAATACTGCTATACTGTGGAGTGTGGTTGCGTGTTGTCAACATGGTGTCAGATTACATACTGCACATCGGATGGTCCGTGATAAGTCATAGGACGGTCCGACGACGTGCCAGACTGTCCGGGGTGGGTTACTGGATGGTCCAACTGTGCTTAAAGGTGTTGTTGTGTCCATTAGGTGTTGTGGAGGCAGCGACTGACTTGGGTATGAGTTCACTAGCATACCATATAATAGCTAGGATCGTTTAGGCCCATTTGTTGTCGATGCATCTAGCGCTAATTTTCTATAGCAACATCATGAGATGGAAATCTGGGAGTGGTAGATTTTTCGAATGCATGTGTGATTCGACCACGCACCATGAGATGGTGTCTCTGTGCGGATAATCCTTGAGACGAAGGTCACCTTTTGAGAATGTGATTGGTATGTGTCGGTATTTGTGATCCGACCACGACCATGGGGTTACCCACGTGATGCTTTTGGGTGAGACAGCGTCATTGATCGTGACTCGATGGTTCGTTATGTAACACGACGGGGTGACGCATAGACTTATACAGGTTCGGGTCGTGTAGagttgcgtaataccctacttcctgtggTGATTCTAGTATTGATGTGAGGATTACAAGCTGAGAGTTGTTGGTGTTGAAGGCTAAGATGAGATGATATGGTAGGTGTACCTCCTGGCTTTATATACGCGACTAGGGAGAGTTATCCCATACATATGATAATTGGTATCTACTGGCTTATCTCCTGGTTTGTAGCAGACTATATCCCTACACATCCGAGTCCTTCTCGCCCATTCGACCGAGCTACCGCTGAGGGCTTAGCCTGTTGGGTGATCACAACTGTAGCGCCCGATACATCTGAGCCCCCTCAGCACTTAGCTCGGGCATTGGTTTTCATCGACTCGGACCAGACCTGCCGAGCCTAGCTACGTTTAGGTGGCCCATCCTGTAGGACGATCCACAAGAAAACCCGTCAGACGGCCTAGGACGCGTTTTAGTGTACAtgaggacccgggggatatccaccCCACAGTATGTGAGACCGTTTGGTCTTGATGTACGGTCCTTGGACACcaacatgttgcactcttcttTAAGTGTTTGACCTTTTTCTAAAACTTTGAGCACCcatcttattcaaaatatttactCGAAAATGTAAATTTTCAAGTCACACTCAAATAACCTTAAGTAATGTAACAAATAACAACAAAATAAATAATAACTCAAGATTTTTTTTGAATAACACGATTGGTGAAAGTTTTAGAAAAAAAATCAACATcgtcatatatttgtgaacggaTGGAGTAGTATTTATAATATATTTTCTAATAAACTTATTTGGAGATACAAGCATTGCTAATGTTTTGCATAATAGATCTAGTCAATTTTAGAAAGGTTGGCTGATATAGATACCGTTGCGACAAATATTTACTATTGGTTGTTGTCGCATGCTCTATTAATTCTAGACGCACTTTTTGCTAGCTTGCTCATTGATCTTTCATGtatatcactaccggaatccgactcTATATCGAGTGCTCGGCGCTTTATCGTGCATTTTATCGTCACTCGACAAAGCATTCTTTGTTGAGTGCCGCTTTCGACGAACTCAGACTCTCGGTACAGACCTCGTTTGACGAGGGCGAAACACTCGGCAtagaaagacactcggcaaagcaggctttgccgagtgtcacactcttgACAAAATGTGACGCTCGGCAAAGGGCTGTCCGCAATCGTATACTCGACAAAAAGTATTCGGTAAAGAAGCCGTTGCCAACATACAGTTCGCCGAGACTTCTTTCTCGAGAGTCACACTCGGCAAAAACTTTACCGAGTGTTTTCTAGTCACTCGGCAAAGCAACTGTTTCCagtagtgtatatatatatatatatatatatatatatatatatatatatatatatatatatatatatatatatatatatatatatatatatatatatatatatatatatatatatatatatatataaacagaTACACAACTTGCTAGTTGATTTGTTTCACCGTAAACGTACATCAATTTTGCATGGTTGTCAGATAGCCTCGCTCCATATGGTTGCAGGCCTTAACTAACCCATCTATGAACTGCTACTTGTGGAGACAACACGCATGTGTTCGTTGTGCTTTTGTGTCGACGAGGCGGCCGGGCTGTCGGCATCTGCGGTAGGTCATGGCGCGGTCAGCCCTCGATCGAGCGCCGCCCAAGGTTTGCTGAAACGAAAGGAGATCTCCCGATGATGCATGCATGGCGCGCGGCGTTCCTTTCCGCGTGCTTTCTTAGCTGCTTGAACAtacatattattatta
It contains:
- the LOC100381770 gene encoding uncharacterized protein LOC100381770; its protein translation is MLASDSPITPCDFFHATFIAPMWPPSHQRHDASCEEDDLYGYGGIVNEWGTIGLLLLEAAAERIVGDGALETWGVADKATRVKLCMLGVPVGVQREGDHTRCTTRNVFEERQLHSHLHRVAVAALSIQVPPTPP